The following are from one region of the Salvia splendens isolate huo1 chromosome 2, SspV2, whole genome shotgun sequence genome:
- the LOC121773584 gene encoding ribose import ATP-binding protein RbsA 1-like, with the protein MPGDWRLRGRRHGADMRAVAIRTRRGGSTRRNGVRPSHNHRHDPTPIHQTLERQRAVLTPAPAVASIPRLGFGDDSSIHGPQQATQPGASSGARYTVKGDGDRGKQPSASVAIEGPSSSTTDLLLQVKDLSAVIAESKQPILKGVNLTVRYGEVHVVMGKNDSGKSTFAKVLAGHPDYEVTGGSVMYKGLDLREMEPEERATAGLFMSFQSSVEIPGVSNIDFLNMAYNARRRKLGLPELGPIEFYGCVAPKLELVNMKTDFLYRYVNEGFSGGEKKRNDTSCLSTLGSMDKLFVLGWSSADNIGYPLLFNDGGDEGRRLVVRCVFDPGGDVSPKSTFNSLRCFVVSTLRTRWILTVGELIRVYYYYYLV; encoded by the coding sequence ATGCCGGGAGACTGGCGCCTACGTGGGAGACGGCATGGGGCAGACATGAGGGCGGTCGCTATTCGGACCCGCCGCGGAGGATCGACGCGTCGAAACGGCGTGCGGCCATCGCACAACCACCGCCACGACCCGACCCCGATCCACCAGACATTGGAGCGGCAGAGAGCAGTTTTGACGCCGGCGCCGGCGGTAGCGTCAATACCGCGATTAGGGTTTGGCGACGATTCTTCAATTCATGGGCCACAGCAGGCAACCCAACCTGGTGCATCTTCAGGGGCCAGATACACGGTCAAGGGCGACGGGGATCGTGGCAAGCAGCCATCAGCTTCCGTCGCCATCGAGGGCCCTTCATCCTCGACCACTGACCTATTGCTTCAAGTCAAAGACCTCTCCGCTGTCATCGCCGAGTCCAAGCAGCCTATCCTCAAGGGCGTTAATCTTACCGTCCGCTATGGAGAGGTTCATGTTGTGATGGGGAAGAATGACTCAGGGAAAAGTACATTTGCAAAGGTCCTTGCTGGTCATCCAGATTATGAGGTTACAGGAGGAAGTGTAATGTACAAAGGGCTTGATCTGCGTGAGATGGAACCTGAGGAAAGGGCTACTGCTGGATTATTTATGAGCTTTCAATCATCAGTTGAAATTCCTGGTGTAAGCAATATTGACTTCTTAAATATGGCTTACAATGCTAGGAGGAGGAAACTTGGATTACCAGAGCTTGGACCAATTGAGTTTTATGGCTGCGTGGCACCTAAGCTTGAGCTCGTCAATATGAAGACCGACTTTTTATACAGATATGTGAATGAAGGATTCAGTGGTGGAGAAAAAAAGCGCAATGACACGTCATGTTTGAGCACTCTTGGAAGCATGGacaagcttttcgttttgggaTGGAGTTCTGCCGACAACATTGGGTATCCTTTGTTGTTTAATGATGGAGGAGATGAAGGGAGACGTTTAGttgttcggtgtgtgtttgatccaggaggagatgtCTCGCCAAAGTCGACTTTCAACTCTCTTCGTtgcttcgtggtttccaccttgaggacaaggtggattttaaccgtgggggagttgatacgagtctattattattattatttagtttag